A genome region from Carya illinoinensis cultivar Pawnee chromosome 2, C.illinoinensisPawnee_v1, whole genome shotgun sequence includes the following:
- the LOC122301683 gene encoding vegetative cell wall protein gp1-like encodes MSNQPTRTLFRLPTLVRPQAPAATAPAVPEPRPQLVRPAFRPLAPSQPTQSQEPAPPPSTAARPVIPAVSLPPPPPPAPPSTAAPVPAATTRSVPSSPTGRVSAPSASVPVIKPASSVPSSPKAKVAAPSSSVPTSPVDKAPLQAQTISSTRSVIPSTTTTTARVPTPIPPSQTINPVVQTTPKSPKPRPTAPPPSPLILPPSQLKSGVESEQNIPMPPVEQKNVLFQKTIEKPKPWLGGNGDSRRENGEEASKEVQTKEIKEKSNGKKNWDSEEMGMRVITIAGENKGAFMELIRSPKKHEAVAYKKGNHKTQSNASQSEITSGSDKEGNPEKEKGQNGKETGSKPISAFMNSNVQSVNNSLIYNSSCTHHDPGVHLSLSRKHSAETYVKDRVNGNHT; translated from the coding sequence ATGTCAAACCAACCAACCCGTACATTGTTCCGTTTACCTACCCTGGTCCGCCCCCAAGCCCCGGCTGCCACTGCCCCTGCTGTTCCGGAGCCACGCCCACAATTAGTTCGGCCTGCGTTCAGGCCATTGGCCCCGTCTCAGCCAACTCAATCTCAAGAACCCGCCCCACCACCATCTACTGCTGCTCGTCCGGTAATCCCAGCGGTTTCCTTGCCGCCGCCGCCACCACCAGCACCACCTTCCACTGCAGCCCCAGTTCCAGCTGCCACTACTCGCTCAGTTCCATCTTCTCCAACTGGGAGAGTCTCCGCTCCATCTGCATCAGTGCCTGTGATCAAACCGGCATCTTCAGTGCCATCATCACCTAAAGCCAAAGTTGCTGCTCCTTCCTCCTCAGTTCCAACCTCTCCAGTTGATAAAGCACCACTGCAAGCACAGACTATCTCCTCCACCAGATCTGTAATTCCAAGCACTACCACCACCACTGCTCGTGTGCCAACCCCTATCCCACCTTCCCAAACCATTAACCCTGTGGTTCAAACCACACCCAAGTCACCAAAGCCCAGGCCCACTGCCCCACCACCCTCTCCTCTAATCCTTCCGCCTTCCCAATTGAAGTCCGGGGTCGAGTCTGAGCAGAACATCCCAATGCCGCCAGTCGAGCAGAAAAATGTGCTGTTCCAAAAGACCATCGAGAAGCCTAAGCCGTGGCTTGGTGGGAATGGGGATTCGCGGAGGGAAAATGGTGAGGAAGCGTCGAAAGAAGTTCAGACCAAGGAGATAAAGGAGAAAAGTAACGGGAAAAAGAATTGGGATTCAGAAGAGATGGGTATGAGGGTTATAACAATTGCTGGCGAAAACAAAGGCGCCTTCATGGAACTCATTCGATCTCCAAAGAAACATGAAGCTGTTGCTTACAAAAAAGGGAATCATAAAACGCAAAGCAATGCAAGTCAGTCGGAAATCACTAGTGGTAGCGATAAGGAGGGGAATCCAGAAAAGGAAAAGGgtcaaaatggaaaagaaacaGGTTCAAAGCCTATTAGTGCATTCATGAACAGCAATGTGCAGAGTGTCAACAACTCCCTCATCTACAATAGTTCATGCACTCATCATGACCCTGGGGTGCACCTTTCTCTCTCTAGGAAGCACTCCGCCGAGACCTACGTAAAGGATCGCGTTAATGGCAATCATACTTAG